In the genome of Sphingomonas alpina, the window GAGATCGTCGTCCTGGACGGCCTCCAACGCGTCCATGTGTCCGTGCCGTATGATGCGGTAGAAGAGGGGTTCGCATTCAGCCTAGTAGGCGAGGCGGGTGTGGCAAGGCTCGGGCGCGAGGTCACCACGCTGACCAAGGAGGAGATGGGCGGGGTCGAATTCTCCCTGTCGGACAAGCTCGAAAAGCTACTTGCAGGCGTAAAACCCTCACTCGCACTTGGCATTATGCTGACGGCACTGGTCTGGGCGTTGATATCCCCGGTTCTGATCTATCTCGCGTCTGCGCAGCACCAGATTCCGGCAAACAAGATACTGTTCTTCGCCTATCTCAGCCCGGACATCCTCGCCGCCCTCAAGACGGGGTATGTGCCCGTCGCGACACTGTTGAGCGACTTGCCGCTGCTGGCGGGCTTGGTAGCGCTCTGGGCCACGACGCTCGCGATAACGGCGCTGGCCGTCGCTTTGCCGATGCACGACCACAAGCCGATGCACATGCAGGCAGGAATCGCGGGCTTCTTCTACGCATATGTGGTCACGCTGCTCATCTATGGCGGCTTCACGATCAGCTACCGCTACGTCCCGGGAATTCTGAGGATTCTCTGGATCGTGCTGCTGTTCGGCCTCGGCGAGCGGCTCAAGCGAGCATATCCGCCGAACTCAATGGGAGCGATGTACTTTCCGCAGGTCGTGGACGGTCTGTTCGCCATCGCCGCGAGCCTGATCATCGCGCAGGGGATCGACAAGACCTACGACCAAGCTCTGTCAGGCGCAGCCTTCGTCCTCATCTACTTTGCCATCATGCTGCTCTTTGGCCGGCGACTTGTGCGCGCGTTGCTGATGCGCCAACTCGTGCGGAGCTTCATGGTGGCCGACGACATCGAGATTCCGAGCGGTGAAGTATCCCGCATCAGCCAGGCGACAACAGCTGCGAAAGGAATTTTCGGGCAGTTCCGGCGCAAGCGAGAACGGTTGGTTCTGCTGTCGTACGAAGAGCTTGTCGCGGAGTATAAGAAGGAATTCGGCGGCAACGATCGCGAACGGCTACGGCTTGCGAATTATCGCTGGAAGGACGCCGAGCCCCCGTTGGTCGGCGGCATATTCGCGCTGATGCTGGTGTGGAGTGGGTGCGTTCTCTTCGCATTGTGGGCCGCCACCAATCTCAATCTCTACATCCTGGGCGTTGGCCGATAACGACCTAAATCCTTAATTGGTCCGCTCGGGCCCGAGCCGGTTTGGCCCGTCGCGAACGCGTTCAAGACGGAGTCATCGCAAGCGTCAGCGCCGGTCCCACCTTGGCATCGAGGCGCGTGCGCGCCCATTTCGCGGTGTCGCCATCCGGATTCAGCTCGGGTATTCCGGTGACAGTCCACTTAACTGCGCCAGCGAGCTTCGGCTTGGCCAATTAAGTGGACTGTCACCGAACCCTTGCCGCTCTGGCGAAGAGTGGGTGTGCAAGCGGAAGGCGTCTTCGCGGGGAACTGGCTGCAAGCGCAGCGATGAAGCCGGGCGGAAGGTCGCTTGCAGCGCGCCAAGGGCGAAGTCCTAATTCAACGATATGCCGCATACAAAGTCTTGGGCTGGCTCGACGCCGCTAAATCTCCTAACCTTTCCGAAGAGAGGGTAGAGTCATGGATAGGCAAGGCTTCAAAAGGCTGAAAATTCAAGGATGGCGACAATTTCATGCCATCGACATAGAAGTACATCCTCGCTTGACGATTATAACGGGCGCAAACGGTGCCGGAAAAAGCACTATCCTAAGCTTTTTAACACGCCACTTCGGATATAACCGAGATTTTCTGGCGACCCCTCAAACAAAATCCGGGATCGTGTCTTTCACATTCGGCATATTTAAAGTTATTAAGCGAAACCTTTTTTTCTCCGGCCAATATGACGCCGGCCAAGGCACACGGATAGGCGAGATTGAATATGCGTCAGGCCAGCAAGCCTCAATATTTCTTCCGCCATCTCAGGGGTTGAACTATTCAATATCGATCCACGGCCAGCAGCATGTGGATGGCGTGCACATTGACTCTCATCGCCCGCCGAACATTTATCGTCATGTTTCGACCATTTCCACGGCCTCGCCCTCAAGCACCGACATTGGGAATGGGCTCAATTCGGAATACATGAATTACTATTCCAACGGGCAAATTAACCAAGGGAGTCTGCATCACATAAAATTGTCTTTGATCCAAATGAGCATATTTGGCCATGGCAACAACACCATGGAGCCTAATCCCGAGCTGATCAGGCTTTTCAGTGGTTTTGAGCAAAAGCTACGCGAGATTCTACCACCGTCTCTCGGTTTCGAGCGGCTGGTGATCCGATCACCAGAAGTTCTACTTTCCACAAAATCAGGTGATTTTCTAATTGATGCAGCATCAGGAGGCGTCATCAAGCTTATTGAGGTTGCTTGGCAAATCTATTTCTACTCGCAAGGCAAGTCGGGATTCGTTGTCACATTCGATGAGCCGGAAAACCATCTGCATCCTTCCATGCAAAAATCGTTTCTTCCTAACATAATGAAGGCTTTTCCAAACACCCAGATCATCGTAGTCACGCACAGTCCCTTCATCATCTCGGCGATGCGGGATTCCTTCGTGTATGTGCTTCGCTACGAGGACACTGATGTCGCAAGCGATGGCGATGATCAAAGCATCAAGGGCATGATGGGATCGCGCGTCTACGCCGAGCAGTTGGACACCGTGAATAAGGCCGGAACCGCAAGCGAAATCCTGAGAGACGTTCTCGGCATCACGACCACAATCCCGGATTGGGCAGAAGATAGGGTCGAGCAGATCGTGGCGGATTATCAGGGTTGGCCGATGAACAAGGACACCGTCGCCGCCATATACGCACAATTGGAACGAGAGGGCTTGGCCGCCAGCTATCCGACGGTGCTTGCCAGCCTGACGAGGCCTCAATGAGGGCCTTGGCGAAGGGACCAGCACCGGCCATTCTTGCGCAGAACGGGGCTCAATGGCGCGCCGACTTGCTGGCTATCCTCGGGCGAGGCGATAAGCCGTCCGAAGCAATAAAGGGGCGATATCGGCATAAGGACATCAAAGCTGCGATCATTGAAGAGACGCATGGAAAATGCGCGTATTGCGAGAGCAAAGTCCGTCATATCACACATGGGGACATCGAGCATATCGTGCCGAAGTCAAAGGTTCCCGCGAAAGCCTATGACTGGCCTAACCTGACGCTTGCTTGCGATGTCTGCAACGAGAACAAGGGCGATCACTACAGCAATGACCCGGCGCTGTCGCAGGACAATCTCATCGATCCATATGTCGATGATCCGCATGACCATTTTCTGTTCATGCGTGAAGTGGTTGCCGCCCGGCCAGACAGTCTGCGCGCCAAGGCGACGGAAGTAATTATCAAGCTCAATCGGGGCGAATTAATGGAGCGCCGCCGCGAGCGGATGCAGTTTCTAGAAGGGTTGGTCTGCGCCTATGTCGGTGCTGCCGATGCTTTCAAACCGATGCTTTTGAAAGACCTTGAAGAAAATCACCTCAAGGAATCCGACGAATATTACACCACGTCAAAAACCTATATCGATGTCATGAGAGAAAAAGGCATTTTGCCCGTCGCCTAGCGATCGAATCCGTAATCTCGCCGACGCCAGCTTTCCCCCTGTTCGCGGGAAGACGATCGCGTTGGCTGGCGGACACGTTCCAACCGCTCTTTCGGCCCGCCCGGCGTGGGGCCGGGCGCGGTCGGCACGTGTCGCGCCAATTCCCTCACGAGTCCAATTTCTACCTTGACGCGCCGCTGATCTTCCTCGGGGGCGCGTTCACGGTGCTGGCGCTTCGCGTCTACGGACGCTTCGGGAACCCGATGAACGGCAGCTTACAGGCGGTCGACGGACGCGCTAACCGACCGCAACTGGGGCGCATAGTTGTCGACTAGCGGGTCTTGAACGAACGTCCTCTTACCCCGCCTGAGCGCCCAAAAGCAGACGGGCCGGTTTCCACCAATGTCGAACGCTCCCTACGTGAACGAATAACGGCTTTCGGGATTACCTTCGAGGCGGCTGGGTGGCCGACATCGGACGCAAAGCAGTCGAAAAGGCCATGCGACCAGACCAGCAATCCCCGTTCACCCCACATCACTCCCAATCCACCCCATTAACAAGCTCCCCCAAACACGCCGTGCACCCGCACCCTTGCCGCGCCTCCATCGCCGCCGCGCGCCTTTGGTCGTTAAGTTCTATCGCCCGGTCCCGGGCGGCGCTGAGTTCTTCGGCCAGATCGATCTCCGGGCCGTCATCGCCGTCGTAACCCGCCCCGATCCGGCCCCAGCCGCGATTGAGCAGCATTACCGCCGCCGCCATGCGGACCGTCTCGCTTCCTTTGCTGTCGGTGGCGATCATCGCGATGGCGTCGAGCGCGGCTTCGGTATGGATGCGCGCCAGTTCGGACAGCAACTGGCTGTCGGCAGTGCGCAGCGCGCGGCTCATGCTTCGTCCTCGCTGGTCACCGGCCGCACGATCGACTCGCCGCCGGTCAGCCCGGAAATAATCTCGTCGTCGAATGACCCGATCGCCACATATTCCCGCTTCGCGCTGGAATAGCGCGCGCCGACCCCGTCGCGCTCGAGCGTCTCGAACAGGGCGACCTGCTGCTGTTTCTGCACGGCTTCGGCCGCGAGGACGATCGAGGTCCATTGCCGCTGTGCCAGCCGGCTGCCGTTGATCGCCGCCTCGGTCAGCGCGCGGATCACCGCGCGGTGCGCCGGCATTTCGATCTCGTCATCGCCGTCCTTCACCCGGACAGTGCGATACGCCTCTTCCAGAATGACCCTGCGCGTCGGTTCGTCCGATCCGGGCAGGCGATCGCCCGGACGACCGGTCGCGCCGCGGACGCGGGGCCGGCCCGACGGATTGCCCGACTGCCCCTTGACGAAGCGCTGGCCGAGTGGCGGCATGGGCCTGGCCGGTTTTTCCGGCGCTGCATCGCCCGTTGTTTCGTTTTGATCCGATTCTACATTCCGTCCAATCATGTCACCGCCCTCGGTCATGGCTAATCCTGTCGCCCCTCAATCAGCTTTTTGCCGAAGGTTGAATCGAGCCGCCCCCTGTTTTGATGCAGCAGGGGCGATGGCCGCCCCTGTTATCGCCCCTGTTCCGCGTATTTCGATAACAGGGGCGGTTGGTTTCAAGGTGTTGATCTTGAACGTAAATTCCGGACGGGAATTCCAACATAACAGGGGCCGAAAAACTACTCGTCGAAAACAGGGGATAACAGGGGCGGGGCACCTCCGGCTCGCGCGGCAATGGCAATCGAAGGCGGCCGCGCCAATCACCGCCCTACGCTCCGCCGCCGTAACGGAAGCGACAGGGGAGAAGCACATGACGCGGACGGATTTCCGCGCTAGTTCGCGGCGCATGCCGCAACCGGTCAACATCCTGCACCTCCATTCGACCTTCAACCTGGGCGGCAAGGAGGCGCGTGCGGTCCGGTTGATGAATGTCTGGGGCGACCGCGCACGGCACACCATCGTCTCGGGCATGCCCGATCAGCTCGGCGCGCGCGATGCGATCGCCAGGGGCGTCAAATATGAGATCGCGCAGGATCCGCCGCCGTTGACCGGGCGGCCGTCGGTCGCGCGGTTCGAGGCGATCGCGCGCTATATGCGGCGCTTCGACCTGGTGCTGACCTATAATTGGGGCGCGATCGACGGGGTGATGGCGCGGCGCGTCTTCTCCAAGGGCCTGCCGCCGCTGGTCCATCATGAAGACGGGTTCAATTCGGACGAAGCCAAGGGCCTGAAGGTAGAGCGCAATCTCTATCGCCGCATCGCGCTGCCCGCTGCGCACGCCATGGTGGTGCCGTCGGAAACGCTGCACCGCATCGCGATGGACATCTGGAAACAGCCGGTCGGGCGCGTGCACCGCATCGTCAACGGCATTTCGACCGGCACCTATGGCGGCAAGCCCGTCGCCAATGCGATCCCGGGGCTGAAGCGCAAGCCGGGCGAAGTGGTGGTCGGCACGCTGGCGGGGCTGCGCGCGGTCAAGGATCTGCCCGCTCTGGTGCGCGCGGTCGGTGGCTGTTCATCGCGCATCCGGCTGGTCATCGTCGGCGAGGGGCCCGAACGCGAGGCGATCCTGGATGCCGCGGAGCTGATGGGACTGTCCGACCGGCTGGTGATGCCGGGCTTCCTGCCCGAGCCGCATCGCTATATCGGGCTGTTCGACATCCTCGCCTTGTCATCCCGCAGCGAACAATTCCCGATCGCGGTGATCGAGGGGATGGCGGCGGGCCTGCCAATCGCCGCGCCGGGCGTTGGCGATATCCGCAGCATGGTGTCGGATCCGAACATGCCCTATATCGTTGACTACACCAGTGAGGTGCGGTTGCGCGATTCGATCGAGACACTGGCGCGAGACCCCAAACTCCGGGCGGCGCTGGGCGCCGAAAACCGTAAGAAGGCCGTCGCGGAATATGACGAAAGCGTGATGATCGCACGCTATGCCGGCCTTTATGAGGCCGCAATGGGCCGCCCGGGAGCGTTTTCCTGAGTCGCAATTTGCTCGCTAACGGGCATCCAATCCGTATATCGCGCGTATGTTAACGTGGAGGTCGTCGTGTTCAAAGGTCTGAAGCCCATCATCTATAACGGCCAGGAGGTCTGGCCGATCGTGGAGGGTGGCAAGGGCGTGGCCGCGACCAACCATGCTTCGGCCGGCGCATGGGCCGCGGCGGGCGGCATCGGCACGGTCTCGGCGGTCAATGCCGACAGCTATGACCCGGACGGCAAGATCATTCCGCAGATCTACACCGCACTGACCCGGCGGGAACGCCATGAGGAACTGATCGACTTCGCGATCGAGGGCGCGGTGCAGCAGGTCAAGCGCGCATACGACATTGCCGGCGGCAAGGGTGCGATCAATATCAACGTCTTGTGGGAAATGGGCGGGGCGCAGCGCATTCTGCACGGCGTGCTCGAACGCACCCGCGGCATGGTCGCGGGCGTCACCTGCGGCGCGGGCATGCCCTACAAGCTGAGCGAGATCGCCGCTTCGTACGAGGTCAGCTATCTGCCGATCATCAGTTCGGGCCGCGCCTTTCGCGCGCTGTGGAAACGGGCTTATTCCAAGGCATCGGAATGGCTCGCGGCGGTGGTCTATGAAGATCCCTGGCTCGCTGGCGGCCATAATGGCCTGTCCAATGCCGAGGATCCGCTCAAGCCGCAGGATCCGTACCCGCGCGTGAAAGAATTGCGCGACGTGATGCGCGAAGGGGGCATTTCCGATTCCGTGCCGATCGTGATGGCCGGCGGCGTGTGGTTCCTGCGCGACTGGTCCAACTGGATCGACAATCCCGAACTGGGCAGCATCGCCTTTCAGTTCGGCACACGGCCCTTGCTGACTCAGGAAAGCCCGATCCCGGATGGCTGGAAAGCCAAGCTGATGGATATCGAGGAAGGTGAAGTGCTGCTGCACCGCTTCTCGCCGACCGGCTTCTATTCCAGCGCGGTCAGGAACCCGTTCCTGCGCAGCCTCGAGGCGCGCTCGGAGCGCCAGATCGCCTTTTCGACGCAGGAGGCGGGCGATCACACTTTCCAGCTCGATGTCGGGGTGAAGGGCCGGAATTTCTGGGTCACGCGCAACGATCTGCTGCGCGCACGGCAATGGTTCGGTGAAGGCTTTACCGACGCGCTGAAGACCCCGGACAACACGCTGGTGTTCGTGTCGCCGGAGGAAAAAGGCGTGATCCGCAAGGACCAGGCCGATTGCATGGGCTGCCTCAGCCAGTGCGCGTTCTCGTCATGGTCGGATACCGAGACCAACTCGACCGGTCGCCTCGCCGATCCGCGCTCCTTCTGCATCCAGAAGACGCTGCAGGACATCGCGCATGGCGGACCGATCGAACAGAATCTGATGTTCGCCGGGCATGGCGCCTATAATTTCAAGAAGGATCCCTTCTATTCGAACGGCTTCGTGCCGACGGTGAAGCAACTGGTCGACCGGATTCTGACCGGCGATTGAGCATCGTCGATCGCGCGGATTGACCGTTATTTGGCATCGATGGTGCCAAAACATTGGCGGCCAGGATCGGCGCGGGCAGGGGTGGCTTCCGGTTCGGTTCAGCCACGGGGCTTGCGGACGTGCCAGCACGGCAAATGCGCAGTCTTGCGCTCTAATTCGTCCTTAACCCTTGCCCCTTAGATCGTTGCCGAACCCGCTCGTCGCGGGCCGGCAGGGAATGGGTTGATGAGGCATGATTCGGTTCGATCGACGGGAGGTATGGCACTGGCCATGCCATCGATTGCCCGGCTCAACCGTCTTTATGATCGCGCCACCTCGCTGGTC includes:
- a CDS encoding ClpXP protease specificity-enhancing factor SspB; translation: MLAKKRAQGPGGSKALIIAVRKDSSGVRIPEPLRATPHPVAVFVVQHQFWDIEDAEDCFKVTLAFHGVQEELTIPYDALSDFFERADLNETEKDAPFSSADIPLEAEAIRSALAEKAAMGPGDELAIQLRGAADRCTFDPKPLSTLSGPHLDLIIDCNYWNLVPLDDHFEIVVLDGLQRVHVSVPYDAVEEGFAFSLVGEAGVARLGREVTTLTKEEMGGVEFSLSDKLEKLLAGVKPSLALGIMLTALVWALISPVLIYLASAQHQIPANKILFFAYLSPDILAALKTGYVPVATLLSDLPLLAGLVALWATTLAITALAVALPMHDHKPMHMQAGIAGFFYAYVVTLLIYGGFTISYRYVPGILRILWIVLLFGLGERLKRAYPPNSMGAMYFPQVVDGLFAIAASLIIAQGIDKTYDQALSGAAFVLIYFAIMLLFGRRLVRALLMRQLVRSFMVADDIEIPSGEVSRISQATTAAKGIFGQFRRKRERLVLLSYEELVAEYKKEFGGNDRERLRLANYRWKDAEPPLVGGIFALMLVWSGCVLFALWAATNLNLYILGVGR
- a CDS encoding AAA family ATPase; protein product: MDRQGFKRLKIQGWRQFHAIDIEVHPRLTIITGANGAGKSTILSFLTRHFGYNRDFLATPQTKSGIVSFTFGIFKVIKRNLFFSGQYDAGQGTRIGEIEYASGQQASIFLPPSQGLNYSISIHGQQHVDGVHIDSHRPPNIYRHVSTISTASPSSTDIGNGLNSEYMNYYSNGQINQGSLHHIKLSLIQMSIFGHGNNTMEPNPELIRLFSGFEQKLREILPPSLGFERLVIRSPEVLLSTKSGDFLIDAASGGVIKLIEVAWQIYFYSQGKSGFVVTFDEPENHLHPSMQKSFLPNIMKAFPNTQIIVVTHSPFIISAMRDSFVYVLRYEDTDVASDGDDQSIKGMMGSRVYAEQLDTVNKAGTASEILRDVLGITTTIPDWAEDRVEQIVADYQGWPMNKDTVAAIYAQLEREGLAASYPTVLASLTRPQ
- a CDS encoding retron system putative HNH endonuclease, translated to MAKGPAPAILAQNGAQWRADLLAILGRGDKPSEAIKGRYRHKDIKAAIIEETHGKCAYCESKVRHITHGDIEHIVPKSKVPAKAYDWPNLTLACDVCNENKGDHYSNDPALSQDNLIDPYVDDPHDHFLFMREVVAARPDSLRAKATEVIIKLNRGELMERRRERMQFLEGLVCAYVGAADAFKPMLLKDLEENHLKESDEYYTTSKTYIDVMREKGILPVA
- a CDS encoding DUF5681 domain-containing protein, with the protein product MPPLGQRFVKGQSGNPSGRPRVRGATGRPGDRLPGSDEPTRRVILEEAYRTVRVKDGDDEIEMPAHRAVIRALTEAAINGSRLAQRQWTSIVLAAEAVQKQQQVALFETLERDGVGARYSSAKREYVAIGSFDDEIISGLTGGESIVRPVTSEDEA
- a CDS encoding glycosyltransferase family 4 protein; its protein translation is MPQPVNILHLHSTFNLGGKEARAVRLMNVWGDRARHTIVSGMPDQLGARDAIARGVKYEIAQDPPPLTGRPSVARFEAIARYMRRFDLVLTYNWGAIDGVMARRVFSKGLPPLVHHEDGFNSDEAKGLKVERNLYRRIALPAAHAMVVPSETLHRIAMDIWKQPVGRVHRIVNGISTGTYGGKPVANAIPGLKRKPGEVVVGTLAGLRAVKDLPALVRAVGGCSSRIRLVIVGEGPEREAILDAAELMGLSDRLVMPGFLPEPHRYIGLFDILALSSRSEQFPIAVIEGMAAGLPIAAPGVGDIRSMVSDPNMPYIVDYTSEVRLRDSIETLARDPKLRAALGAENRKKAVAEYDESVMIARYAGLYEAAMGRPGAFS
- a CDS encoding NAD(P)H-dependent flavin oxidoreductase: MFKGLKPIIYNGQEVWPIVEGGKGVAATNHASAGAWAAAGGIGTVSAVNADSYDPDGKIIPQIYTALTRRERHEELIDFAIEGAVQQVKRAYDIAGGKGAININVLWEMGGAQRILHGVLERTRGMVAGVTCGAGMPYKLSEIAASYEVSYLPIISSGRAFRALWKRAYSKASEWLAAVVYEDPWLAGGHNGLSNAEDPLKPQDPYPRVKELRDVMREGGISDSVPIVMAGGVWFLRDWSNWIDNPELGSIAFQFGTRPLLTQESPIPDGWKAKLMDIEEGEVLLHRFSPTGFYSSAVRNPFLRSLEARSERQIAFSTQEAGDHTFQLDVGVKGRNFWVTRNDLLRARQWFGEGFTDALKTPDNTLVFVSPEEKGVIRKDQADCMGCLSQCAFSSWSDTETNSTGRLADPRSFCIQKTLQDIAHGGPIEQNLMFAGHGAYNFKKDPFYSNGFVPTVKQLVDRILTGD